Proteins encoded in a region of the Triticum dicoccoides isolate Atlit2015 ecotype Zavitan chromosome 3A, WEW_v2.0, whole genome shotgun sequence genome:
- the LOC119270773 gene encoding 11S globulin seed storage protein 2-like isoform X2 — MVQRTSNAEVMAMDLSHKKPAKAYGSDGRAYYDWSPADLPMLGAASIGAAKLHLSAGGLALPSYSDSAKIAYVLQGAGACGLVLPEAASEKVIPVKEGDTLALPFGAVTWWHNAEGASAELVVLFLGDTSKGHTPGRFTNFQLTGATGIFTGFSTEFVARAWDLDQDAAAKIVSTQPGSGIVKIAAGHRMPEPRAEDRQGVVLNCLEAPLDVDIPGGGRVVVLNTANLPPVKDVGLGSDLVRIDGRSMCSPGFSCDSAYQVTYIVRGGGRVQVVGIDGTRVLETRAEAGCLFIVPRFFVVSKIADDTGMEWFSIITTPNSGLKNALLSPIFSHLAGRMSVWKAISPEVLETAFNSTPEMEKMFRSKRLDSEIFFAPN; from the exons ATGGTGCAGCGCACTTCCAACGCCGAGGTCATGGCCATGGACCTGTCGCACAAGAAGCCCGCCAAGGCCTACGGCAGCGACGGCCGCGCCTACTACGACTGGTCGCCGGCCGACCTGCCCATGCTCGGCGCGGCCTCCATCGGCGCCGCCAAGCTGCACCTCTCCGCCGGCGGCCTCGCGCTCCCCAGCTACTCCGACTCGGCCAAGATCGCCTACGTGCTCCAGGGCGCCGGCGCCTGCGGCCTCGTCCTCCCCGAGGCGGCCAGCGAGAAGGTGATCCCCGTCAAGGAGGGCGACACCCTGGCGCTCCCCTTCGGCGCCGTCACCTGGTGGCACAACGCCGAGGGCGCCTCCGCGGAGCTGGTGGTGCTCTTCCTCGGCGACACCTCCAAGGGCCACACTCCCGGCCGCTTCACCAACTTCCAGCTCACCGGCGCCACCGGCATCTTCACGGGCTTCTCCACCGAGTTCGTCGCGCGCGCCTGGGACCTCGACCAGGACGCCGCCGCCAAGATCGTCTCCACCCAGCCTGGCTCCGGCATCGTCAAGATCGCCGCGGGGCACCGGATGCCGGAGCCTCGCGCCGAGGACCGCCAGGGCGTGGTGCTCAACTGCCTCGAGGCGCCGCTCGACGTGGACATCCCGGGCGGCGGCCGCGTCGTGGTGCTCAACACGGCCAACCTGCCACCGGTGAAGGACGTTGGGCTGGGCTCTGACCTCGTGAGGATCGACGGTCGCTCCATGTGCTCGCCGGGATTCTCCTGCGACTCGGCCTACCAGGTCACCTACATAGTGCGCGGCGGCGGCCGCGTCCAGGTCGTCGGCATCGACGGCACCCGTGTACTGGAGACCCGCGCCGAGGCGGGCTGCCTCTTCATCGTGCCTAGGTTCTTCGTCGTCTCCAAGATCGCAGACGACACCGGCATGGAGTGgttctccatcatcaccacgccaaa TTCGGGATTGAAAAATGCACTTCTCTCCCCGATCTTTAGCCACTTGGCTGGTAGGATGTCGGTGTGGAAGGCGATATCGCCGGAGGTGCTAGAGACGGCCTTCAACAGCACGCCAGAGATGGAAAAGATGTTCCGCTCCAAGAGGCTCGACTCTGAGATCTTCTTTGCTCCCAACTAG
- the LOC119270773 gene encoding 11S globulin seed storage protein 2-like isoform X1 yields MVQRTSNAEVMAMDLSHKKPAKAYGSDGRAYYDWSPADLPMLGAASIGAAKLHLSAGGLALPSYSDSAKIAYVLQGAGACGLVLPEAASEKVIPVKEGDTLALPFGAVTWWHNAEGASAELVVLFLGDTSKGHTPGRFTNFQLTGATGIFTGFSTEFVARAWDLDQDAAAKIVSTQPGSGIVKIAAGHRMPEPRAEDRQGVVLNCLEAPLDVDIPGGGRVVVLNTANLPPVKDVGLGSDLVRIDGRSMCSPGFSCDSAYQVTYIVRGGGRVQVVGIDGTRVLETRAEAGCLFIVPRFFVVSKIADDTGMEWFSIITTPNPILREVHISTPNSCPGLVYNPKLQ; encoded by the exons ATGGTGCAGCGCACTTCCAACGCCGAGGTCATGGCCATGGACCTGTCGCACAAGAAGCCCGCCAAGGCCTACGGCAGCGACGGCCGCGCCTACTACGACTGGTCGCCGGCCGACCTGCCCATGCTCGGCGCGGCCTCCATCGGCGCCGCCAAGCTGCACCTCTCCGCCGGCGGCCTCGCGCTCCCCAGCTACTCCGACTCGGCCAAGATCGCCTACGTGCTCCAGGGCGCCGGCGCCTGCGGCCTCGTCCTCCCCGAGGCGGCCAGCGAGAAGGTGATCCCCGTCAAGGAGGGCGACACCCTGGCGCTCCCCTTCGGCGCCGTCACCTGGTGGCACAACGCCGAGGGCGCCTCCGCGGAGCTGGTGGTGCTCTTCCTCGGCGACACCTCCAAGGGCCACACTCCCGGCCGCTTCACCAACTTCCAGCTCACCGGCGCCACCGGCATCTTCACGGGCTTCTCCACCGAGTTCGTCGCGCGCGCCTGGGACCTCGACCAGGACGCCGCCGCCAAGATCGTCTCCACCCAGCCTGGCTCCGGCATCGTCAAGATCGCCGCGGGGCACCGGATGCCGGAGCCTCGCGCCGAGGACCGCCAGGGCGTGGTGCTCAACTGCCTCGAGGCGCCGCTCGACGTGGACATCCCGGGCGGCGGCCGCGTCGTGGTGCTCAACACGGCCAACCTGCCACCGGTGAAGGACGTTGGGCTGGGCTCTGACCTCGTGAGGATCGACGGTCGCTCCATGTGCTCGCCGGGATTCTCCTGCGACTCGGCCTACCAGGTCACCTACATAGTGCGCGGCGGCGGCCGCGTCCAGGTCGTCGGCATCGACGGCACCCGTGTACTGGAGACCCGCGCCGAGGCGGGCTGCCTCTTCATCGTGCCTAGGTTCTTCGTCGTCTCCAAGATCGCAGACGACACCGGCATGGAGTGgttctccatcatcaccacgccaaa CCCGATCttgagagaagtgcatatttcaaccccGAACTCTTGCCCTGGTCTAGTTTACAACCCCAAACTCCAATGA